In Balaenoptera ricei isolate mBalRic1 chromosome 4, mBalRic1.hap2, whole genome shotgun sequence, the genomic stretch CCCTTTATGGCCTgagtttttctccctcttcctttctccatAATAGCAGCCTCAATAATGCACTGGTCCAAACACTGTGTAGTTCTCTTACACAATGTCTCGACTAAGGATGGTCAATCTCTCACCAAAAGCTGTCCCTCCAGACTGGGTAGGCCTGGAAATGCATGGAAGATATCTTAGTCTTCTCAAACTGCTggaacaaaatgccacagactgggtggtttaaaacaacagaaatgtatttctcacagttatggaaactgggaagtccaaaatctcAAGAACTGCAGGGTTTGGTTCCTGATGAGGGCTCTCGTCCTGGCTTACAGTCCACCTTCTTGCTACGTCCTCacaagagagagaaagctctctgCTGTCCTTTATTATTAAGACACTAATCCTACTGGATTAGggcctcactcttttttttttaacatctttattggagtataattgctttacaatggtgtgttagtttctgctgtataacaaagtgaatcagctatacatatacatatattcccatatcccctccctcttgtgtttccctcccaccctccctatccctctaggtggtcacaaagaccgagctgatctccctgtgctatgtggctgcttcccactagctattttacatttggtagtgtatatatgtccatgccactctctcacttcgtcccagcttacccttccccctcccagtgtcctcaagtccattctctacgtctgagtctttattcctgtcctgcccctaggttcttcagaacccttttttttttttagattccatatatatgtgttagcatatggtatttgttttcctctttctgacttacttcactctgtatgacagactctaggtccatccacctcactacaaataactcaatttcattcctttttatggctgagtaatattccagtgtatatatgtgccacatcttctttatccatgcatctgtggatggacaccgaggttgcttccatgtcctggctattgtaaatagtgctgcaatgaacattgtggtgcgtgactctttttgaattatggttttctccaggtatatgtaGGCCCCCATTGTTATGACCTTATTTGACTTTAATTACTTCCTTACTCCAAATGTAGTCACACTACAGGTTAGGGGTTCAATACATGAATTTGTAGGTGACACAATTCAGACCACAGCAGAAGGTCATAGCCAGGAAGAAAAGTGACCTTGTCAGTTATGAGGTGGTAAAGTCACACTCGTCCTCCCATCCTTCCACATAAACCAAAGAGCTCAGGCTTCCAGGGCACCATGGTCTCTagcagaagagggaagaggggagggaagagaaccAAAACGTGTTGGGTCACTCCCTTGTGAGTGTGCCTTTCTTCCAgctaattctcacagcaacctcACCAGAGACACTGTCCCATGTTACAACTGGGGAGGCTGTCACTCAGAGAGATAAGGTAACTTGCTTCTTCAGACTGTACTCATGGtccctggcagagctgggatttcagTGCTTTTCACCACAGCTGTGAGGGGGCAGAAGCCCACAGCCCCCATCAGGAGCAAACCCACCAGACTGGAGGGCTTAGCGAGCCCCACCAGGGTGTCTTCTCTGACCCACGATTTCCTCACAGTAAAATGGAGCTATGCTTCATCCACACGGTTGTTTTGAGGACTAAGCAAAATCACGGTGTGAACTGGCAGACCCGAGTCTGCATTGGACAAGCCTGGTTCccctcctcagcctccctctgAGCGCCCACACCGAGCTGGGAAGGCAGCTTCGCTGGAAATAACTAAGCATTTGCCAGCCCTCCACGTGGAAGGTGATGggacaaaatgaatgaaaacgaCATTCTTTTTACTCACCCAGCCAAAAAGCTTTGCTCTCCCAGTCAGGCAGATCTTCAAGTCAGGTGACGAGGTGGCGAGCCCCTTGGCAGGCTGCAGCACGTCCCCACCACCTCGGAGCATCAGTCCCAGGCTTCAGGCTTCAGCTCAGGCACTGGCCTCACCGCCTGCCCGGTCTCAGGGACACCCTCAACACCTCCTCTGGCTCACGTCCCACATCCAATCTGTCCTGTTGCTCCTGCCTCAGCAGTGCCTCTGGAGTCAAGTCCTCTCTCCTCATCAACCCTGTATGGCCTCACTTGGGGTCCCGAGCATCTCCCACCTGCATGCACTGCTCTGGCGCCCTTACAGTCTGACTGTTCCAGCCTTGGTTCCGTGCTGCTGCCGGGTGTCTTCCTGCCACACAGCCTCATCCCGTCACTGTCCTGCTTAAGCACATCCATCGTCCTCCTTATGCCTGCTCAGTTTTCACCCTCCACACTGGTAATCCTGCCATCCCAGGACCCTTCGGCTCTGTCTCCTTGCATGTGCTgtgcccccaaccctgccccaaATGCCCCTCACCCTTCTTTCCCAGCAAGCTCCTCTTTGTTCCCCCAAGCAGCTCCCATGGCACTAGTCTAAGAAGCCTTCACTCGACTCCCTCAGCACCCTGCTGGTTTTCCCAGCATTTGGTTGACCATTTCCCACATTGCAAGGCAATGTATCTGCTTGTCTTCCCCACCGGACTGTGAGAGCCTGGAGAGCGAGGACCGTGCTTTATTCACCTTTTATCCCTAGTGCCTGACCAATAGATGCTCCGTAAGTGTTTGTTGACTGATAGAATGCATGAGGTCTCTGTTCCTTCTGTTGTGAGTAAACATCTATATGGTACAGTTTACAGCCAACACTCAATGTACCCCAAAATTACCCAACTTAAACTTTTCTCTCTTGTGCCGTATTAACTCATCTTTCTGAAGGTTAACCCCTAGAAATCAACTTCATTCCACCCCTGTAGGCTCCATGCTGACTGGCCCACTGATTTCTCAATGCACCAGAAACTGCAGGCTCCACACACAGCTGCCTCAGCTCTGTTGGTCTGCCTGTTGGATCTGTTTTGTCAGCAGGGACAGGGGTAGGAAAGAAGATGCACCTGGCTTCATGGCTCAGATCTGTTTTCTTGGATGTCCGGGATGCTGAGATGGTTAATAAGCAAATCGGCCTCAGAATTCAAATATGCAGTTAATAAATCCTGAAAGAGATACAAATCAAAATCCTCCCACAGAGCCTGCAGGCAAAACGTGTGCTTTCCCTAATCCTCCCTAACCCCCAAGGATCACTTTCTACTCCACCATGGCATGTGGGGTGAGAACAAGTCACAGCGTTGGAGGTGGTGTGTCCTGTTCAAATGACAGCAGCAACTTCCTGCCACCATTTATATCTGAGCTTCCTACCAACCCAGCCTGGAGCCAAGAGCATACAAGTCAGGGTAAGGGCAGCCCTGTGGACCTGGTAAGTCTAGAAGCCCTGCTTTTGAAGACTGCTTTGCCCTTGGggttaactcttttttttctggagctGGTCTCTCTCAGACAAGGACTCTGACCAGACTTTGGGAGTTGCATGCCAAATCAAGGCAGACACTAACACCCAGCTGAGGTCATGATGCTCTGCCATCCATTTTGCTTCTCCCCAGGGGAAGGAGAAGCAGGAACAGCTGTGCTCCCAGAGGGAGCCTCCCAGGAGATAGAGAAGCTGGATACCAACATCTCAAAGGAAGAAAGATTCTGCTATTTCTCGGAGGACTACAAACCAATCTACCTTCCCCTGACCTACAGTATCATCTTCATGCTAGGCCTCCCCCTGAATGGCACTGTTCTGTGGCTCTCCTGGCACCAAACCAAGCGCTGGAGCTGTGCCACCATCAATCTGGTGAACCTGATGGTAGCCGACCTGCTTTATGTGCTGACATTGCCCTTCCTCATCATCACCTACTCCCTGGGTGACAGATGGCCCTTCGGGGAGCTGCTCTGCAAGCTGGTGTGCTTCCCGTTCTACACCAACCTCTACAGCAGCATCCTGCTGCTGACCTGCATCTCCGTGCACCGCTTCCTGCGCATGTGCCACCCGCTGCGTTCGCTGCCCTACCGGACCCGCCGGCATGCCCTGCTGGGCACCGCCGCCACGTGGGCCCTGGTGGTCCCCCAGCTGCTGCCCACGCTGGTCTTCTCCCAAATGGACTACATCAACGGCCAGATGGTCTGCCACGACATGACCAGCCCagagcattttgatgagttttCCGCCTACGGCGTGGTCCTGATGTCGTCCTGCTTTGTCTTTCCCTCCTTGGTCATCTTGGCGTGCTACTCGCTGATGGTCAGGAGCCTGACCAAGACAGGGGAGACTCTCATGATGGTGGGCAGCGCGGCCCAAGCCAAGTCCCTCCGGACCACCCTGCTGGTGTGCGGCCTCTTCACCCTCTGTTTTGTGCCCTTCCACATAACACGCTCCCTCTACCTCACGCTCCGCTTCCTACCTTCACAGAACTGCCAGCTCTCGATGGTGGCCAGCCTGGCCTACAAGATACGGAGGCCTCTGGTGAGCCTGAGCAGCTGCCGCAACCCAGTCCTGTACTTTCTGTCAGGTGGGCACAACAGAGTCAGGCTCTTCCAGGAACTGAGGCATGACAAGGTGGGTGAGCACCCAGCTGGAGCCAAGGGAGAGAGACCCAGGGGTGGGCACAGCTGGGTGCTGTCAAGAAGAGGTTCAGGGGAAAAGCTCCAAGATGTTGACAATGACCTGTTTGAACACAGGCATGTGCTAGTGGGAGAGGGGCTCAAGATCTCCTAGTGGTGTCCTGCTAGAAAGGATTTTATATTgataagagatttttaaataagaatgttTGAAAGAGTCACCAACACAAAGGAAAACTTTCTTAATTTAATGAGAGCTGACATTTATCTCTGgtcattcagatctcagctcaaacaTCACCTCCTCCAAATCCACTCCTGCCACCCTAGCCAATGTCGACCTCTCTCCCCTTAACCCAGTCACTCTCTATTTCCCTATTTATTGTCTTTGTAACACTTATTAGTACCTagacttgttcatttgtttgtttttttatggtcTCTTCCCCCTAAACTGTAGGCTCCAATAGGACAGGGACCTCTTCTGTCTGAGTGCTGTACCCCTAACACCAGCCTCCACAGCAGGGCCCAGCACATGGTGAGTGCACAACAGGTAGGGGCTGAatgagtgggtggatggatgcatggatggagcCCTCGATATGTAAGAGCACTTTATGAgaagtaactcatttaatcctcacaacagcccttggATACAGGAGCTACTGTTAGCCccatttacagatcaggaaactgaagcacaaagctTTAAGTAGcttatccaaggtcacccagctggagaATGCTCAGATCATAGTGTTGGATGGAAGCTTTGAACCCAAGCACTGGCTCTGAAGCACATACCCCTAAGATTGAAGCAGATGGCCCAATCCAAACACTGATCACGAGCTGGctggcactatggagaacagtatggaggttccttaaaaaactaaaaatagaactaccatatgatccagcaatcccactactgggcatataccctgagaaaaccataattcaaaaagagtcatgtaccacaatgttcactgcagctttatttacaatagccaggacatggaaacaacctaagtgtccatcgacagatgaatggataaagaagacgtggcacacgtatacaatggaatattactcagccatagaaagaaatgatattgagttatctgtagtgaggtggatggacctagagtctgtcacacagagtgaagtaagtcagaaagaggaaaacaaataccgtatgctaacacatatatatggaatctaaacaaaacaaaacaaaatggttctgaagaacctaggggcaggacaggaataaagacgcagacgtagagaatggacttgaggacatggggagggggaaaggcaagctgggatgaagtgagagagtggcatggacatatatacactcccaaatgtaaaatagatagctagtgggaagcagctgcatagcacagggagatcaactcggtgctttgtgaccacctagagggttgggatagggagggtgggagggagacgtaagagggaggagatatggggatatatgtatacgtatagctgattcactttgttgtacagcagaaactaacacaccattgtaaagcaattatactccaatgaagatgtaaaaaaatagaatttaaaaaaaagagctggcTGAGTTTTCCTTGACAGCACCAGCTCACTTGTTTACATAACTGCTGTTACCAGCAGACCACTGGGTATGCAGTGAGCGCTCTCTTCCTACACTTCTTAACCAGTGTTCTGGCTAAGGTCAGAAAAAGCTCTGCAGGGTAAAGTGGCTGTGTGAATAATGGTCCACCTTATTCTTATTTGAACATAATGTCTCAGTTTGTGACAGAAAAGTTTTACCACTGTCTTAAGTCATAATGTAATGTTC encodes the following:
- the LOC132365100 gene encoding LOW QUALITY PROTEIN: P2Y purinoceptor 4-like (The sequence of the model RefSeq protein was modified relative to this genomic sequence to represent the inferred CDS: inserted 2 bases in 1 codon; deleted 2 bases in 1 codon), producing MLCHPFCFSPGEGEAGTAVLPEGASQEIEKLDTNISKEERFCYFSEDYKPIYLPLTYSIIFMLGLPLNGTVLWLSWHQTKRWSCATINLVNLMVADLLYVLTLPFLIITYSLGDRWPFGELLCKLVCFPFYTNLYSSILLLTCISVHRFLRMCHPLRSLPYRTRRHALLGTAATWALVVPQLLPTLVFSQMDYINGQMVCHDMTSPEHFDEFSAYGVVLMSSCFLSLLGHLGVLLADGQEPDQDRGDSHDGGQRGPSQVPPDHPAGVRPLHPLFCALPHNTLPLPHAPLPTFTELPALDGGQPGLQDTEASGEPEQLPQPSPVLSXSGGHNRVRLFQELRHDKVGEHPAGAKGERPRGGHSWVLSRRGSGEKLQDVDNDLFEHRHVLVGEGLKIS